One segment of Nocardioides sp. QY071 DNA contains the following:
- a CDS encoding gluconate:H+ symporter has product MSVPLIAVAGTDLVEPVASEGRLVLAALLGIGVIVVLIIAAKVHPFLALTGGALTVGVVAGVDVETAIASYTTGFGATAAGVGILIALGAMFGKLLADSGGADQIVDTIIGRSSPRALPWAMAVVGAIIGLPMFFEIGLVLLMPVIYLVARRSGQSLVTIGIPALAGLSAMHGLVPPHPGPLTAIDYLHADLGTTLALGVAVAIPTVIIAGPVFGLVGRYVDVPVPHRFEGKADEEYATRPSFAITIASVLLPVVLMMGKALADIFIDDATDPLRRTLDVLGTPLIALGIAVVVAMFTLGGRMGRDGVSKSLESSLPGVAGILLIVAAGGGFKQSLVDTGIGTIVAERVADSNISVLVLAWFVAVLIRLATGSATVATVTASGLLAPLTAQLSNGEVSLMVLAIGAGSVFFSHVNDAGFWLVKEYFGMSVGQTLKTWSAMETLLSVCGLVFVMALNLVI; this is encoded by the coding sequence ATGTCCGTCCCGCTCATCGCCGTCGCCGGCACCGACCTCGTCGAACCGGTCGCCTCCGAGGGCCGCCTGGTCCTCGCCGCCCTGCTCGGCATCGGCGTCATCGTCGTCCTCATCATCGCCGCGAAGGTGCACCCGTTCCTCGCCCTCACCGGCGGTGCGCTGACCGTCGGCGTGGTCGCCGGCGTCGACGTCGAGACCGCGATCGCCAGCTACACCACGGGATTCGGTGCGACGGCCGCCGGTGTCGGCATCCTGATCGCGCTCGGCGCGATGTTCGGGAAGCTGCTCGCCGACAGCGGCGGCGCCGACCAGATCGTCGACACGATCATCGGCCGCTCCTCGCCGCGCGCACTGCCGTGGGCGATGGCCGTGGTCGGCGCGATCATCGGCCTGCCGATGTTCTTCGAGATCGGCCTGGTGCTGCTGATGCCGGTCATCTATCTCGTCGCGCGCCGCTCCGGGCAGTCCCTGGTCACCATCGGCATCCCGGCGCTCGCCGGCCTGTCCGCCATGCACGGACTGGTGCCGCCGCACCCCGGCCCGCTCACCGCCATCGACTACCTGCACGCCGACCTCGGCACCACTCTCGCCCTCGGTGTCGCGGTCGCGATCCCGACGGTGATCATCGCCGGGCCGGTCTTCGGCCTCGTCGGCCGCTACGTCGACGTACCGGTCCCGCACCGCTTCGAGGGCAAGGCCGACGAGGAGTACGCCACCCGGCCGTCCTTCGCCATCACGATCGCCTCGGTGCTGCTGCCCGTCGTGCTGATGATGGGCAAGGCGCTGGCGGACATCTTCATCGACGACGCGACCGACCCGCTGCGCCGCACCCTCGACGTGCTGGGCACCCCGCTCATCGCGCTGGGCATCGCCGTGGTCGTCGCGATGTTCACCCTCGGCGGCCGGATGGGCCGCGACGGCGTCTCGAAGTCGCTCGAGTCCTCGCTGCCCGGCGTGGCCGGCATCCTGCTCATCGTCGCCGCCGGCGGCGGCTTCAAGCAGTCCCTGGTCGACACCGGCATCGGCACGATCGTCGCCGAGCGGGTCGCCGACTCCAACATCTCCGTGCTCGTGCTCGCCTGGTTCGTCGCGGTCCTGATCCGCCTCGCCACCGGTTCCGCCACCGTCGCCACGGTCACCGCGTCCGGCCTGCTCGCGCCGCTGACCGCCCAGCTCTCCAACGGCGAGGTGTCGCTGATGGTGCTCGCGATCGGCGCCGGCTCGGTGTTCTTCTCCCACGTCAACGACGCCGGGTTCTGGCTGGTCAAGGAGTACTTCGGGATGAGCGTCGGGCAGACCCTCAAGACCTGGTCGGCCATGGAGACGCTGCTCTCGGTCTGCGGACTGGTGTTCGTGATGGCCCTCAACCTGGTGATCTGA
- a CDS encoding gluconokinase — protein MSSTRTDGRPTALLVVMGVSGSGKSTVGAAIAQRLGVPFGDADDFHPPANIAKMTAGVPLDDDDRIPWLEAIGRWLDEHDDRGGVISCSALKVAYRDRLRAHAPRVTFVHLHGTREVIARRQASRPGHFMPASLLDSQFDTLEPLGPDEAGLVIDVDQSVDAIVHEYVVRSGRADGTPDSTSGSTPDSTPDSTSDSKA, from the coding sequence ATGAGCAGCACCCGCACCGACGGTAGGCCGACCGCACTCCTCGTCGTCATGGGGGTCTCCGGCTCGGGCAAGTCGACCGTGGGCGCGGCCATCGCGCAACGGCTCGGCGTCCCGTTCGGCGACGCCGACGACTTCCACCCGCCCGCCAACATCGCCAAGATGACCGCCGGCGTCCCGCTCGACGACGACGACCGGATCCCGTGGCTCGAGGCCATCGGCCGGTGGCTCGACGAGCACGACGACCGGGGCGGCGTGATCAGCTGCTCGGCACTCAAGGTGGCCTACCGCGACCGGCTGCGCGCCCACGCGCCGCGGGTCACCTTCGTCCACCTGCACGGCACCCGCGAGGTCATCGCGCGGCGCCAGGCCAGTCGTCCTGGCCACTTCATGCCGGCCTCGTTGCTGGACTCGCAGTTCGACACGCTCGAGCCGCTGGGTCCCGACGAGGCCGGCCTCGTCATCGACGTCGACCAGTCGGTCGACGCCATCGTCCACGAGTACGTCGTCCGGTCCGGCCGGGCCGACGGCACCCCCGACAGCACGTCCGGCAGCACGCCCGACAGCACGCCAGACAGCACGTCAGACAGCAAGGCCTGA
- a CDS encoding FAD-dependent oxidoreductase translates to MNAPAPEPAASPVILLVSGDHLDVLSEQFHRYEREYDVRPVASAAAANAVLKEARRSGQPVALIVTESQLPDEQMLMAMHDWRALVPTARRLVVIPISRFAEETTALRPYLQKGKFDTYLVLPQGRRDEEFHYAVTEMLSDWGATVATSEVDSVRIITPEGLPLALAIRDFLDRQGMPHRSYLPDSPQGQEALARLEAAPAYPLVHMTSGVFADRPVLMPTSTRELGAMIYGRPSDIEVDTVVDLAVVGAGPAGLAAAVYGASEGLSTVVIESEVIGGQAGTSSMIRNYLGFPRGISGQRLGQRARTQAIRFGARFFTGWPVLDLVPGVDGEPHTLVTDGGDVRARSVLVAAGVAYRRLGIAPLEELVGAGVNYGAAMTAAREMEDRDVYVVGGGNSAGQAAVHLSRFARSVTILIRREDLAATMSKYLIDEIAWNPRIDVRPCTEIIDGGADDSGQLGWLQLCDVRTREEERVTAGGLFLLIGAAPHCDWLPADVQRDQHGFVLTGRDVPTECWIDGLPPENLGTCVPGIFAAGDIRSGSMKRVASASGEGASAVSLVHGYLEGLRVPPAP, encoded by the coding sequence GTGAACGCACCGGCCCCCGAGCCCGCCGCCTCGCCCGTCATCCTGCTGGTCTCCGGCGACCACCTCGACGTCCTGTCCGAGCAGTTCCACCGCTACGAGCGTGAGTACGACGTCCGCCCCGTCGCGAGCGCCGCCGCGGCGAACGCCGTGCTCAAGGAGGCCCGCCGCTCCGGGCAGCCGGTCGCGCTCATCGTCACCGAGTCGCAGCTGCCCGACGAGCAGATGCTGATGGCGATGCACGACTGGCGCGCGCTCGTGCCGACCGCGCGGCGCCTGGTCGTGATCCCGATCAGCAGGTTCGCCGAGGAGACCACGGCGCTGCGGCCCTACCTGCAGAAGGGCAAGTTCGACACCTACCTCGTGCTGCCCCAGGGCCGGCGCGACGAGGAGTTCCACTACGCGGTCACCGAGATGCTCAGCGACTGGGGCGCGACCGTCGCCACCTCCGAGGTCGACTCGGTCCGGATCATCACCCCCGAGGGACTCCCGCTGGCGCTGGCGATCCGCGACTTCCTCGACCGGCAGGGCATGCCGCACCGCAGCTACCTCCCCGACAGCCCGCAGGGACAGGAGGCGCTCGCGCGGCTCGAGGCGGCGCCGGCGTACCCGCTCGTGCACATGACCTCCGGCGTCTTCGCCGACCGCCCGGTGCTGATGCCGACCTCGACCCGCGAGCTCGGCGCGATGATCTACGGCCGTCCCTCCGACATCGAGGTCGACACGGTGGTCGACCTCGCCGTCGTCGGCGCCGGCCCGGCCGGTCTCGCCGCCGCGGTGTACGGCGCCTCCGAGGGGCTGTCGACCGTCGTGATCGAGTCCGAGGTGATCGGCGGCCAGGCCGGCACCAGCTCGATGATCCGCAACTACCTGGGCTTCCCGCGCGGGATCTCCGGGCAGCGCCTCGGCCAGCGGGCCCGGACCCAGGCGATCCGCTTCGGCGCCCGCTTCTTCACCGGCTGGCCGGTCCTCGACCTGGTGCCCGGCGTCGACGGCGAGCCGCACACACTGGTCACCGACGGCGGCGACGTCCGCGCCCGCTCGGTGCTGGTCGCGGCCGGCGTCGCCTACCGCCGCCTCGGCATCGCCCCGCTCGAGGAGCTCGTCGGTGCCGGCGTCAACTACGGCGCCGCGATGACCGCGGCCCGCGAGATGGAGGACCGCGACGTGTACGTCGTCGGCGGCGGCAACTCCGCCGGCCAGGCGGCCGTCCACCTCTCCCGGTTCGCGCGGTCGGTGACCATCCTGATCCGGCGCGAGGACCTGGCCGCGACGATGTCGAAGTACCTCATCGACGAGATCGCGTGGAACCCGCGCATCGACGTACGACCCTGCACTGAGATCATCGACGGTGGCGCCGACGACAGCGGTCAGCTCGGTTGGCTGCAGCTGTGCGATGTCCGCACCCGCGAGGAGGAGCGCGTCACCGCCGGCGGACTGTTCCTCCTCATCGGTGCCGCGCCCCACTGCGACTGGCTGCCGGCCGACGTGCAGCGCGACCAGCACGGCTTCGTGCTGACCGGCCGCGACGTCCCCACCGAGTGCTGGATCGACGGCCTGCCGCCCGAGAACCTCGGCACCTGCGTGCCCGGCATCTTCGCCGCCGGTGACATCCGCTCGGGCTCGATGAAGCGGGTCGCCTCGGCGAGCGGCGAGGGTGCGTCGGCGGTGTCGCTGGTGCACGGATACCTCGAGGGGCTGCGGGTACCGCCCGCGCCATGA
- a CDS encoding MarR family transcriptional regulator gives MPKAPVASPLVAEWRQLLDRHAAVSCALEKALQDQHGIGLSEFETLDRVVDANCGKYRMADLAGDIHLSQSALSRAITRLEKDGLVERSACEQDRRSVFVCLTDAGRRLYDEALPTHRAVLEGSWDC, from the coding sequence GTGCCGAAGGCCCCTGTCGCGAGTCCGCTGGTCGCCGAGTGGCGCCAGCTGCTGGACCGCCACGCGGCGGTGAGCTGTGCGCTCGAGAAGGCGCTGCAGGACCAGCACGGCATCGGTCTGAGCGAGTTCGAGACCCTCGACCGGGTCGTCGACGCCAATTGCGGCAAGTACCGCATGGCCGATCTCGCCGGCGACATCCACCTCAGCCAGAGCGCCCTCTCGCGCGCGATCACCCGCCTCGAGAAGGACGGTCTCGTCGAGCGCTCGGCCTGCGAGCAGGACCGGCGCAGCGTCTTCGTCTGCCTCACCGACGCCGGCCGGAGGCTCTACGACGAGGCGCTGCCCACGCACCGCGCGGTGCTCGAGGGCAGCTGGGACTGCTAG
- a CDS encoding MFS transporter, with amino-acid sequence MSSTSPSLNSPATGAIRWTRRTWGLLMTLCVVLFLDGLDVSMIGVALPSIGAELDLSTSSLQWLISGYVLGYGGLLLVGGRTADLLGRRRVFLIALAVFAAASLLGGLVSSGPLLIATRFIKGLAAAFTAPTGLSIITTNFAEGPARNKALSIYTVFGAGGYSSGLLFGGLMTGVGWRWTFLLPVPIALLALAAAWVLVPRDEPVEEGGHDLLGALTSGAAMLLLVYTVVSAPEVGWGSARTVLSFIGVAALFAAFLTIERRIAHPLVRLGILRKATLVRASLAIVAVGGSYFSWQFIVTLFLQDGLGWSPLRLALALLPIGLMVTLSAVFSDKLVDRFGTGPIIAVTMTVMAVGYLLFTLGLDTTPSYLGMLLPTLILIGIGWVGFPAINILATSGIDDDEQGLAAGVLQTSMQVGAAIVLAVTTAIIASNASGTTSPAAVLDGFRPGLVFATAVSAAGALVAVGGLVLERRSGRRSLADEPVTEVDAELAGAA; translated from the coding sequence ATGTCCTCGACGTCCCCCTCCCTCAACTCACCCGCGACCGGCGCGATCCGCTGGACCCGGCGTACCTGGGGCCTGCTCATGACCCTGTGCGTGGTCCTGTTCCTCGACGGCCTCGACGTCTCCATGATCGGCGTGGCCCTGCCCTCCATCGGCGCCGAGCTCGACCTGTCGACCTCGTCGCTGCAGTGGCTGATCAGCGGCTACGTCCTCGGGTACGGCGGCCTGCTGCTCGTCGGTGGCCGCACCGCCGACCTGCTCGGCCGGCGCCGGGTCTTCCTGATCGCGCTGGCGGTCTTCGCCGCGGCGTCCCTGCTCGGCGGGCTCGTCAGCTCCGGCCCGCTGCTCATCGCGACCCGGTTCATCAAGGGCCTGGCCGCCGCGTTCACGGCCCCGACCGGCCTGTCCATCATCACGACGAACTTCGCCGAGGGCCCCGCCCGCAACAAGGCGCTGTCGATCTACACCGTCTTCGGCGCCGGCGGCTACTCCTCCGGCCTGCTCTTCGGTGGCCTGATGACCGGCGTCGGCTGGCGCTGGACCTTCCTGCTGCCCGTGCCGATCGCGCTGCTCGCGCTGGCCGCCGCCTGGGTGCTGGTGCCCCGCGACGAGCCGGTCGAGGAGGGCGGGCACGACCTGCTCGGCGCCCTGACCTCCGGCGCCGCGATGCTGCTGCTCGTCTACACCGTGGTCTCCGCACCCGAGGTCGGCTGGGGCTCGGCCCGCACCGTGCTCTCGTTCATCGGGGTGGCCGCCCTGTTCGCCGCCTTCCTGACGATCGAGCGCCGGATCGCCCACCCGCTGGTGCGGCTCGGCATCCTGCGCAAGGCCACCCTGGTCCGCGCCAGCCTGGCGATCGTCGCGGTCGGCGGCTCGTACTTCAGCTGGCAGTTCATCGTCACGCTGTTCCTGCAGGACGGCCTCGGCTGGTCGCCTCTGCGGCTGGCGCTCGCCCTGCTGCCGATCGGCCTGATGGTCACCCTGTCGGCGGTCTTCTCCGACAAGCTCGTCGACCGGTTCGGCACCGGGCCGATCATCGCGGTGACCATGACCGTGATGGCGGTGGGCTACCTGCTCTTCACGCTCGGTCTCGACACCACGCCGTCGTACCTCGGCATGCTGCTGCCCACGCTGATCCTGATCGGCATCGGCTGGGTCGGCTTCCCGGCCATCAACATCTTGGCCACGAGCGGGATCGACGACGACGAGCAGGGCCTGGCCGCCGGCGTGCTGCAGACCTCGATGCAGGTCGGCGCGGCCATCGTCCTCGCCGTCACGACCGCGATCATCGCCTCCAACGCGAGCGGTACGACGTCGCCGGCCGCGGTGCTCGACGGGTTCCGGCCGGGCCTGGTGTTCGCCACCGCGGTCAGTGCCGCGGGCGCGCTCGTCGCGGTCGGCGGACTGGTGCTCGAGCGGCGTTCCGGCCGTCGTTCCCTGGCCGACGAGCCGGTCACCGAGGTCGACGCCGAGCTCGCGGGCGCGGCCTGA
- a CDS encoding DUF2237 domain-containing protein, which produces MSEPGGLPERNVLGEALQPCGTDPMTGFYRDGTCSCGPQDVGVHAVCAVMTEEFLAHQQAVGNDLSTPRPEWHFPGLHPGDRWCVVAGRWLQAYADGVAAPVVLASTNARALRLIPIEALREHAVDVPDDLSGLD; this is translated from the coding sequence GTGAGCGAGCCCGGCGGACTGCCCGAGCGCAACGTGCTGGGCGAGGCGCTCCAGCCCTGCGGCACCGACCCGATGACCGGCTTCTACCGCGACGGGACCTGCTCGTGCGGCCCACAGGACGTCGGCGTGCACGCCGTGTGCGCGGTGATGACCGAGGAGTTCCTGGCCCACCAGCAGGCGGTCGGCAACGACCTCTCGACGCCGCGGCCCGAGTGGCACTTCCCCGGCCTGCACCCCGGCGACCGGTGGTGCGTGGTGGCGGGGCGCTGGCTCCAGGCGTACGCCGACGGGGTCGCCGCCCCCGTCGTGCTCGCCTCGACGAACGCCCGGGCGCTGCGCCTGATCCCGATCGAGGCGCTGCGCGAGCACGCGGTCGACGTACCGGACGACCTGAGCGGGCTGGACTAG
- a CDS encoding HAD family hydrolase has protein sequence MTPALVACVLLAALPAVFAYAVPVARWVARARGRAAGVFLDDRTALAVGPRVDTVLLDRWGTVTTGQLRVVAVDPVEPDHERNLRWFAGALGHAAEDPVSQAIARLSSRGKLSQVEQHGSRGISGSVDRHPVRLGRPDWLGMAARDDAGVTLGVQVDSRPIGYITVADDVRPHAHEDVARLRADGVEPVLVSEDSERNTRGLAEACGIAQWYADRPADTRGALVDERRRTGHVVAVAGPSADREADLLLTDAADSTRGIRLADLDVGRVATALALTRSAARAASRSRRTGLGVGLLGVVLAATGVLAVPLAIGWAVLGCGLVTATAVGRAAT, from the coding sequence ATGACCCCAGCCCTGGTCGCCTGCGTGCTCCTCGCAGCGCTGCCGGCGGTGTTCGCCTACGCCGTACCCGTGGCCCGGTGGGTGGCCCGCGCGCGCGGTCGTGCGGCAGGCGTCTTCCTCGACGACCGCACGGCCCTGGCCGTCGGTCCGCGCGTCGACACGGTGCTCCTCGACCGCTGGGGCACGGTCACGACCGGCCAGCTGCGGGTCGTGGCGGTCGACCCCGTCGAGCCCGACCACGAGCGCAACCTGCGCTGGTTCGCCGGCGCCCTCGGCCACGCCGCCGAGGACCCGGTGAGCCAGGCCATCGCCCGGCTCTCCTCGCGCGGCAAGCTCAGCCAGGTCGAGCAGCACGGCAGCCGCGGCATCAGCGGCTCCGTCGACCGGCACCCGGTCCGCCTGGGCCGCCCCGACTGGTTGGGCATGGCGGCCCGCGACGACGCCGGGGTCACCCTCGGCGTGCAGGTCGACTCCCGCCCGATCGGCTACATCACCGTCGCCGACGACGTGCGCCCCCACGCCCACGAGGACGTCGCCCGGCTGCGCGCCGACGGCGTCGAGCCGGTCCTGGTCTCCGAGGACTCCGAGCGCAACACCCGCGGCCTGGCCGAGGCCTGCGGCATCGCGCAGTGGTACGCCGACCGCCCGGCCGACACCCGCGGCGCGCTGGTCGACGAGCGGCGCCGGACCGGGCACGTCGTCGCGGTCGCCGGACCGTCGGCGGACCGGGAGGCCGACCTGCTGCTGACCGACGCCGCCGACTCCACCCGCGGGATCCGGCTCGCCGACCTCGACGTCGGGCGGGTCGCGACCGCGCTCGCCCTCACGCGCAGCGCCGCGCGCGCGGCGAGCCGTTCACGTCGTACCGGCCTCGGGGTGGGGCTCCTCGGCGTGGTGCTGGCGGCGACCGGCGTGCTGGCGGTGCCGCTGGCGATCGGCTGGGCGGTCCTCGGCTGCGGGCTCGTCACCGCGACGGCGGTGGGTCGCGCCGCGACCTGA
- a CDS encoding hemerythrin domain-containing protein, with product MTSGIDLGRPASGDVIDLISDDHRRFEQLLSQMRLGTVDRDAVRRAFADVLVAHGEAEEEIVYPVLRKAASDVDVHDVEHGREEHAEGNDALLVLLELRGTDTQAFSDAVEELSNLVAHHIAEEELSILEPARTEVSTKVRWDLGSKWARRRNALIDEGCGSVENVRRVVAAAQREGLLQDA from the coding sequence ATGACCTCCGGAATCGACCTGGGCCGCCCCGCGTCGGGCGACGTCATCGACCTGATCAGCGACGACCACCGACGCTTCGAGCAGCTGCTCTCGCAGATGCGCCTCGGCACCGTCGACCGCGACGCCGTCCGGCGCGCCTTCGCCGACGTCCTCGTCGCGCACGGGGAGGCGGAGGAGGAGATCGTCTACCCGGTGCTGCGCAAGGCGGCCTCCGACGTCGACGTGCACGACGTCGAGCACGGCCGCGAGGAGCACGCAGAGGGCAACGACGCCCTCTTGGTGCTGCTCGAGCTCAGGGGCACCGACACCCAGGCCTTCTCCGACGCCGTCGAGGAGCTGAGCAACCTCGTCGCCCACCACATCGCCGAGGAGGAGCTGAGCATCCTCGAGCCGGCGCGAACCGAGGTCTCGACCAAGGTCCGCTGGGACCTCGGCAGCAAGTGGGCCCGGCGCCGCAACGCGCTGATCGACGAGGGCTGCGGCTCGGTCGAGAACGTACGGCGGGTCGTGGCCGCCGCCCAGCGCGAGGGCCTGCTGCAGGACGCCTGA
- a CDS encoding ABC transporter permease has protein sequence MSDAPAPVGLRKLSKLGLAIAVVGALIQLVLGVYYLAMAHSPAPDDLPVGIVGTAQQRAQLTTALEEGGDFKVEEYDDAAGLQQAIRERRAYGGVAFAGQQPTLYVATAASPSVANLFRSSFSKAHQDQVQTQVDQLVAAGRPVPAETVALLASAPPVTDVVPLPKADSAGSSLGFVIQALCLGGSIASLALGRLRGLTQRSTARGLGHAALLVVYALASAGVALIAMSLFGVGKDAHHLTLFGGLALISLAVTASTAAFVALFGPAGSLVGGLYFTLGLIISGSSIAPEMLPRAGNAIGQLLPPGAGATLARDAMYFPDASTVPAFVVLGIYAGLGLLVILVTNTAANRTRSTHRLARGED, from the coding sequence ATGAGCGACGCACCTGCTCCGGTCGGACTCCGCAAGCTGTCGAAGCTGGGCCTCGCGATCGCCGTCGTCGGCGCGCTGATCCAGCTCGTGCTCGGCGTCTACTACCTCGCCATGGCGCACTCCCCCGCGCCCGACGACCTGCCGGTCGGCATCGTCGGGACCGCCCAGCAGCGCGCCCAGCTCACCACCGCGCTCGAGGAGGGCGGCGACTTCAAGGTCGAGGAGTACGACGACGCGGCCGGCCTGCAGCAGGCGATCCGCGAGCGCAGGGCGTACGGCGGCGTCGCGTTCGCCGGCCAGCAGCCGACGCTGTACGTCGCCACGGCCGCCTCGCCGTCGGTGGCCAACCTGTTCAGGTCCTCGTTCTCGAAGGCCCACCAGGACCAGGTCCAGACGCAGGTGGACCAGCTCGTCGCCGCCGGCCGGCCGGTGCCGGCCGAGACCGTCGCGCTGCTCGCCTCGGCGCCGCCGGTGACCGACGTCGTACCGCTGCCGAAGGCGGACAGCGCCGGCAGCTCCCTCGGCTTCGTCATCCAGGCTCTGTGCCTCGGCGGCTCGATCGCGTCCCTCGCGCTCGGCCGGCTGCGCGGGCTGACCCAGCGCTCGACCGCGCGCGGCCTGGGGCACGCGGCCCTGCTCGTCGTCTACGCGCTCGCCTCGGCGGGCGTCGCACTGATCGCCATGTCGCTGTTCGGGGTCGGCAAGGACGCCCACCACCTCACCCTGTTCGGCGGCCTGGCCCTCATCTCGCTGGCCGTGACCGCCTCGACCGCTGCCTTCGTGGCGCTCTTCGGTCCGGCCGGCTCGCTGGTCGGCGGCCTCTACTTCACGCTCGGCCTGATCATCTCCGGCTCCTCGATCGCGCCCGAGATGCTGCCGCGCGCCGGCAACGCCATCGGCCAGCTGCTCCCGCCGGGCGCCGGCGCGACACTCGCCCGTGACGCGATGTACTTCCCCGACGCATCGACGGTCCCGGCCTTCGTGGTCCTCGGCATCTACGCCGGCCTGGGCCTGCTCGTCATCCTGGTCACCAACACCGCGGCCAACCGCACCCGGTCGACACACCGGCTGGCGCGGGGCGAGGATTGA
- a CDS encoding HNH endonuclease family protein, translating into MTRWWVLVAGLLLAACATPTAAPAPTPASRAPGPSAVPTDAALALAALAVTDRPRPPKDYHRDAFGSPWSDVDHNGCNQRDDVLLRDAEPGTTRTARQGRCDHDVLAGTWRDPYTGKALVLDDLKDLHQAQAVQIDHVVPLAEAWVSGAAGWDDARRAAYANDLDGLLAVDGPANAAKGADDPAAWRPRKGFQCAYARRWIAVKARWALTVDPSEVAALEDMLGYC; encoded by the coding sequence GTGACGCGGTGGTGGGTGCTGGTGGCGGGCCTGCTGCTCGCTGCCTGCGCTACGCCGACCGCCGCCCCCGCGCCGACACCGGCGTCCCGCGCCCCGGGGCCGAGCGCGGTGCCGACCGACGCCGCACTCGCCCTCGCCGCCCTGGCCGTCACCGACCGGCCGCGCCCGCCGAAGGACTACCACCGCGACGCCTTCGGCAGCCCGTGGTCCGACGTCGACCACAACGGCTGCAACCAGCGCGACGACGTGCTGCTCCGCGACGCCGAGCCCGGGACGACGCGCACCGCCCGGCAGGGCCGGTGCGACCACGACGTGCTTGCCGGCACCTGGCGTGATCCCTACACCGGCAAGGCGCTGGTCCTCGACGACCTCAAGGACCTCCACCAGGCGCAGGCGGTCCAGATCGACCACGTCGTCCCGCTCGCCGAGGCCTGGGTGTCCGGGGCTGCCGGTTGGGACGACGCGCGGCGGGCGGCGTACGCCAACGACCTCGACGGGCTGCTCGCGGTCGACGGCCCGGCCAATGCGGCCAAGGGTGCCGACGACCCGGCGGCCTGGCGCCCGCGCAAGGGCTTCCAGTGCGCCTACGCCCGGCGCTGGATCGCGGTGAAGGCCCGGTGGGCCCTCACCGTCGATCCGAGCGAGGTGGCGGCGCTGGAGGACATGCTCGGCTACTGCTGA
- a CDS encoding FCD domain-containing protein, whose protein sequence is MAALHDDVLDALGRRIVSGDLAPGTVLTLDDIDTEYDVSRSVSREAVRVLASMGMVASRRRVGLTVQPRTGWQVFDPRLIRWRLDSEDRAAQLRSLGELRSGFEPVAAALAAVRATPEQCGALTTAVGDMVVHGRAGDLEAFLAADIVFHRVLLEASGNEMLAALDEVVAEVLAGRTHHHLMPAKPKDEAIDLHVEVARAVRAGDAVAARAAMETIISEATDAVVSDPASSTILGGDGDHA, encoded by the coding sequence GTGGCCGCGCTGCACGACGACGTCCTCGACGCCCTCGGCCGCCGCATCGTCAGCGGCGACCTGGCCCCGGGCACGGTGCTGACGCTCGACGACATCGACACCGAGTACGACGTGAGCCGCTCGGTGTCGCGCGAGGCGGTCCGGGTGCTGGCCTCGATGGGCATGGTCGCCTCGCGCCGCCGGGTCGGGCTGACCGTGCAGCCGCGCACCGGCTGGCAGGTCTTCGACCCCCGGCTGATCCGCTGGCGCCTCGACTCCGAGGACCGGGCCGCGCAACTGCGTTCGTTGGGCGAGCTGCGCAGCGGGTTCGAGCCGGTCGCGGCCGCGCTGGCCGCCGTACGTGCCACGCCGGAGCAGTGCGGCGCGCTGACCACCGCGGTCGGCGACATGGTGGTGCACGGGCGCGCCGGTGACCTCGAGGCGTTCCTGGCCGCCGACATCGTCTTCCACCGGGTGCTACTGGAGGCCTCCGGCAACGAGATGCTGGCCGCGCTCGACGAGGTGGTCGCCGAGGTTCTCGCCGGTCGCACCCACCACCACCTGATGCCGGCCAAGCCCAAGGACGAGGCGATCGACCTGCATGTCGAGGTCGCCCGGGCGGTCCGGGCCGGCGACGCCGTCGCGGCCCGGGCAGCGATGGAGACGATCATCTCGGAGGCGACCGACGCGGTCGTGTCGGACCCGGCGTCCTCGACTATCCTCGGAGGCGATGGAGACCACGCCTGA